A window of the Hypomesus transpacificus isolate Combined female chromosome 10, fHypTra1, whole genome shotgun sequence genome harbors these coding sequences:
- the tm4sf18 gene encoding transmembrane 4 L6 family member 18, with protein sequence MCTVGFARSLGFALLPLALGCIVANVLLFFPGGEVSYLQQERLSWYTWYFMGIGGGGVLMFLPAGVFISLGKCTGCCWNESFMMCGAVMASLVGLAGSGYCFVISAIAMLQGPFCFTDLGWMYPFSNAGGSYLLEPDSWLKCQQPQHIVEWNVTLLSVLLGLSALQFIICILQIFNGLVTAVCRPCCYKQEYSLNA encoded by the exons ATGTGTACTGTGGGTTTCGCTCGCTCCCTGGGCTTCGCCCTGTTGCCTCTGGCGCTGGGCTGCATCGTGGCTAACGTGTTGCTGTTCTTCCCTGGAGGGGAGGTGTCCTACCTGCAGCAGGAACGTCTGTCCTGGTACACCTGGTACTTCATGGGCATCGGAGGAGGCGGCGTGCTG ATGTTCCTGCCTGCAGGAGTCTTCATCAGCCTGGGGAAGTGCACTGGGTGCTGCTGGAACGAGAGCTTCATG atgTGTGGCGCGGTCATGGCTTCCCTGGTGGGACTGGCAGGTTCTGGGTACTGTTTTGTGATCTCCGCCATAGCCATGCTACAGGGACCCTTCTGTTTCACTGACCTTGGATGGATGTACCCCTTCTCTAACGCAGGGGGCAG CTACCTGCTGGAGCCGGACTCGTGGCTCAAGTGCCAGCAGCCTCAGCACATTGTGGAGTGGAATGTGACCCTGCTGTCCGTCTTGCTGGGTTTGAGCGCTCTGCAGTTCATCATCTGCATCCTGCAGATCTTCAACGGGCTGGTCACCGCGGTCTGCAGGCCCTGCTGCTACAAGCAGGAGTACAGCCTCAatgcctga
- the LOC124472176 gene encoding ceruloplasmin, with amino-acid sequence MGGCPATLLLLLWGAASVSCITREYFIGIKEVQWDYAPQGVNVILNKTLKEDEHAATFLEKGPQRIGRVYKKAVYLQYSDATYRQEIDKPKWLGFLGPLLAAEEDDTLVVHLKNMASRPYSMHPHGVSYNKTNEGALYPDGTGPQDKHGDKVDPGKSYTYHWQLPSNHAPAEDDTNCLTRLYHSHTSAPKDIASGLVGPLIICKKGTLDVHGDKSADYLYALMFTVSDENMSWYLDDNIKTHCTVKVDKEDEDFKESNLMHSINGYMYGNLPGFSMCVGSKIHWHLFGMGNEMDVHTAYFHGQILTHQGRHTDTVSLFPATFTNVEMIADNPGNWILACQVNDHLQSGMQVLFEVKKCFPNVHKPRPYGEVRQYFIAAEEELWDYAPSQNNLNSGHPLATDSDSETFFARGNDRIGGKYKKARYVEYTDNTFTKRKDRTPEEMHLGILGPVIRVEEEDTIKVVFKNNAKRPYSVQPHGVQYSIEQEGTLYFNELEESHTAKKLREIKKETRVVTPPPASLVQPGTTYTYEWVVPKGGGPVETDADCITYLYYSAVDAIRDTSSGLVGPLLVCKPKTIKKGKQRNFDKEFHLLATVFDENLSWYLDDNIKQFTKAPQTVKKDDEDFQESNKMHSLNGFMYGNLPGLTMCKGDKVSWHLSGLGTETDIHGLHFHGNRFIYRETRRDSISVFPHISHTVTMEPDSMGQFEVVCRTTDHYTGGMRANYTVEKCSVFNRQSEIMLHSKTYYVAALEMDWDYSPNRTWETEQYQGLINSPGAPFLDKKEHSIGSKYKKVVYRQFTSDKFTKQVERPADMEHLGILGPMIHADVGDKVKIVFKNMASRPYSIDAHGVKTDSPTVKQTKPGETQTYVWYVPKTAGPTTAQEDCSVGAYYSRVDVNKDLYSGLIGPLVICRRSWGRSLGLKKEVEEFALLFMVFDENESWYLDENIRTHIKNPPKNLKESEDFVESNKMHAINGRVYGNLQGLDMQVGDKVYWYLMGMGNEMDIHTVHFHGHSFEYKLGGRSHRTDVFGLSPATFQTVKMRPQYPGSWLLHCHVSNHIMAGMTTIYTATEKGKKKGFFG; translated from the exons ATGGGGGGTTGTCCAGCCACCCTGCTCCTGCTTCTCTGGGGAGCAGCCTCTGTGTCCTGTATCACCAGGGAGTACTTTATTGGGATTAAGGAGGTGCAGTGGGATTACGCGCCTCAGGGGGTCAACGTGATCCTCAACAAAACTCTGAAGGAAGACGA ACATGCCGCCACCTTCCTGGAGAAAGGTCCCCAGCGCATTGGACGAGTGTACAAGAAAGCGGTGTACCTGCAGTACAGCGACGCCACCTACAGGCAGGAGATAGACAAGCCCAAGTGGCTTGGTTTCTTGGGACCCCTGCTGGCCGCCGAGGAAGACGACACCCTGGTGGTCCACCTGAAGAACATGGCCTCCAGACCCTACTCCATGCACCCCCACGGAGTCAGCTACAACAAGACCAACGAGG GTGCCCTGTACCCGGATGGCACGGGACCACAGGACAAGCACGGGGACAAGGTGGATCCTGGGAAGAGCTACACCTATCACTGGCAGCTTCCGTCGAACCACGCTCCCGCGGAGGACGACACCAACTGTCTGACGCGGCTGTACCATTCCCACACCAGCGCTCCCAAAGACATTGCCTCAGGCCTCGTGGGACCCCTCATCATCTGCAAGAAAG GAACCCTGGACGTCCATGGAGATAAGTCAGCTGACTACCTGTACGCTCTGATGTTCACCGTGTCGGACGAGAACATGAGCTGGTACCTGGACGACAACATCAAGACTCACTGCACGGTCAAGGTGGACAAGGAGGACGAGGACTTCAAGGAGAGCAACCTCATGCACT CCATCAACGGCTACATGTATGGGAACCTGCCAGGCTTCAGCATGTGTGTAGGCAGTAAGATCCACTGGCACCTGTTTGGGATGGGCAACGAGATGGATGTCCACACAGCCTACTTCCACGGGCAGATCCTCACCCACCAGGGCCGCCACACGGACACCGTCAGCCTGTTCCCCGCCACCTTCACCAACGTGGAGATGATCGCTGACAACCCAGGGAACTGGATTCTGGCCTGCCAGGTCAATGACCACCTGCAAT CGGGCATGCAGGTCCTGTTTGAAGTCAAGAAGTGTTTCCCCAACGTGCACAAGCCCCGCCCCTACGGCGAGGTCAGACAGTACTTCATCGCGGCGGAGGAGGAGCTATGGGATTACGCCCCCTCCCAGAACAACCTCAACTCTGGACATCCTCTGGCAACTGACAG TGATTCTGAGACATTCTTTGCGCGAGGGAATGATAGGATTGGAGGAAAGTACAAGAAGGCCAGGTATGTGGAGTACACCGACAACACCTTCACCAAGCGCAAGGACAGGACACCTGAGGAGATGCACCTAGGGATTCTGG GTCCGGTGATccgtgtggaggaggaggacaccaTCAAGGTGGTGTTCAAGAACAACGCTAAGCGCCCTTACAGCGTTCAGCCACACGGGGTTCAGTACAGCATCGAGCAGGAGGGAACCCTCTACTTCAATGAACTGGAAG AGTCCCACACTGCGAAGAAACTCCGAGAGATCAAGAAGGAGACAA GAGTTGTAACCCCACCTCCAGCATCGCTTGTCCAACCAGGCACCACCTACACCTACGAGTGGGTGGTGCCCAAAGGGGGCGGCCCGGTGGAGACTGACGCAGACTGCATCACCTACCTGTACTACTCTGCTGTCGACGCCATCCGTGACACCAGCTCTGGGCTGGTCGGTCCGCTCCTCGTTTGCAAACCCAAAACCATAAAGAAGGGAAAGCAG AGAAACTTCGACAAAGAGTTTCACCTCCTGGCCACGGTGTTCGATGAGAACCTGAGCTGGTATCTGGACGACAACATCAAACAGTTCACCAAAGCCCCTCAGACAGTCAAGAAGGACGATGAGGACTTCCAGGAGTCCAACAAGATGCATT CGTTAAACGGTTTCATGTATGGGAACCTTCCTGGGCTGACCATGTGCAAGGGGGACAAGGTGTCGTGGCACCTGTCTGGGCTGGGCACCGAGACCGACATCCACGGGCTTCACTTCCATGGCAACCGCTTCATTTACAGAGAGACCAGAAGAGACTCCATCAGCGTGTTCCCACACATCTCCCACACAGTCACCATGGAGCCTGACAGCATGG gtcagTTTGAAGTGGTGTGCAGGACAACAGACCACTACacaggagggatgagggctaACTACACTGTGGAGAAGTGTAGCGTCTTCAACAGACAGTCAGAGATCATGCTCCACTCCAAGACCTACTACGTTGCTGCCCTGGAGATGGACTGGGACTACTCCCCCAACCGTACCTGGGAGACGGAACAGTACCAGGGCCTCATCAACAG ccCCGGAGCTCCCTTCCTGGACAAGAAGGAGCATTCCATCGGCTCCAAGTACAAGAAGGTGGTGTACAGGCAGTTCACCAGCGACAAGTTCACCAAGCAGGTGGAGAGGCCTGCTGACATGGAGCACCTGGGGATTCTGG GCCCCATGATCCATGCGGACGTGGGAGACAAGGTGAAGATCGTGTTTAAGAACATGGCCAGCAGACCGTACTCCATAGACGCTCACGGAGTCAAGACGGACAGCCCCACGGTGAAGCAGACCAAGCCTG GTGAAACCCAAACTTACGTATGGTACGTTCCAAAGACAGCTGGTCCAACCACAGCTCAGGAGGATTGTTCTGTTGGAGCGTACTACTCCAGGGTTGATGTCAACAAG GACCTATACAGTGGTTTGATTGGTCCCCTGGTGATATGTAGGCGGAGCTGGGGGAGGTCATTGGGCCTGAAAaaggaagtggaggagtttgCTCTGCTATTCATGGTGTTTGACGAGAACGAGTCATGGTACCTGGATGAGAACATCCGAACCCACATCAAGAACCCTCCCAAGAACCTGAAGGAGAGCGAGGACTTTGTGGAAAGCAACAAGATGCATG CAATCAATGGAAGGGTGTATGGGAACCTGCAGGGTCTGGACATGCAGGTGGGAGATAAGGTCTACTGGTACCTGATGGGCATGGGCAACGAGatggacatacacacagtgCACTTCCACGGGCACAGCTTCGAATAcaag CTGGGTGGGCGGTCCCATCGCACGGACGTGTTCGGCCTGTCGCCCGCCACCTTCCAGACGGTGAAGATGAGACCGCAGTACCCGGGATCCTGGCTGCTGCACTGTCACGTGTCCAACCACATCATGGCAGGCATGACCACCATCTACACTGCAAcagagaagg GCAAAAAGAAAGGCTTCTTTGGTTGA
- the LOC124472746 gene encoding glutathione hydrolase-like YwrD proenzyme, whose product MSTDLLFNSRRSPVVCLHGCVASSQPLASNIGLDILKKGGNAADAAVAMAAALAVTEPCSTGIGGDSLSLFYDASTGNVRGLNGSGRTPRAQTIDFLEGRGYSVSNPPPPFHALNVTVPGAAACWSDIVSLFGSQQLSLQEVLQPAAELALVGFPVAEVTAYHWAKWVATMRAAGREVGSDFLINGQAPNHGQVFRNPALSRTFQLLGQQGKAGFYRGRVAEAIADIIRENGGVMTPEDLGSHNSQEITPISTDYKGVRLWEPPPNGQGMAALIALNILENFPVKELGHNSASYLHVVAEALKLSLTDTMHYCGDPDHVTIPLKGLLAKDYSHQRSQLINMERARGEVERGVPTGSDTVYFCVVDGQGNACSLVNSNYMGFGTGLVPGGCGFSLQNRGANFSLDRNHGNCVGGGKRPYHTIMAAMLTDPASGRLLCSLGVMGAFMQPQGHVQVLLNMCEFGMDPQQALDAPRVFVQHDPTGRLWNINLEEGVDQGVAEDLRRRGHAVNWPINGHERSKFGRGQVISVGDWWNKAVHQEDPGIRVLWAGSDARGDGCAQGF is encoded by the exons ATGTCAACTGATCTTTTATTCAACTCGCGTCGGTCACCTGTTGTTTGTTTGCATGGCTGCGTGGCGTCCAGTCAGCCTTTGGCTTCCAATATCGGACTTG ACATCCTGAAGAAAGGCGGGAATGCTGCTGATGCTGCGGTTGCCATGGCAGCCGCGCTCGCCGTTACAGAGCCATGCAGCACTGGGATTGGTGGAGACAGCTTAAGTCTCTTCTATGACGCTAGCACTGGCAACGTGCGCGGCCTCAATGGCAG TGGCAGGACCCCCAGAGCTCAGACCATTGACTTCCTGGAGGGGCGGGGCTACAGTGTTTCTAACCCGCCCCCTCCCTTCCACGCCCTGAATGTTACTGTGCCTGGGGCAGCTGCTTGCTGGTCTGATATTGTCTCACTGTTCGGCAGTCAGCAG CTCTCCCTACAGGAAGTGCTGCAGCCCGCCGCTGAGCTGGCCCTGGTGGGGTTCCCCGTCGCCGAGGTAACCGCCTACCACTGGGCCAAGTGGGTGGCTACCATGCGCGCCGCCGGGAGGGAAGTGGGCAGTGACTTCCTCATCAATGGGCAGGCGCCCAATCACGGCCAAGTGTTCCGTAACCCCGCCCTTTCCCGGACCTTCCAG cTGCTAGGCCAGCAGGGTAAAGCAGGCTTCTACAGAGGCAGAGTGGCAGAAGCCATCGCTGACATCATCAGAGAGAACGGGGGTGTGATGACTCCAGAGGACCTGGGCAGCCACAACAGCCAGGAGATCACACCCATCTCCACCGACTACAAG GGTGTGAGACTGTGGGAGCCACCACCTAATGGGCAGGGCATGGCAGCACTCATTGCCCTAAACATCTTGGAGAACTTCCCTGTTAAAG agttgGGTCACAACAGTGCCAGCTATCTCCATGTTGTGGCTGAAGCTCTGAAGCTGAGTTTAACAGATACGATGCATTACTGTGGcgacccagaccatgtgactatACCCCTGAAAGGCCTACTGGCCAAAGACTACAGCCATCAGAGGTCCCAGCTTATCAATATGGAGAG GGCCCGCGGTGAGGTGGAGCGTGGCGTCcctacaggaagtgacacggtgTACTTCTGTGTGGTGGATGGTCAGGGCAACGCCTGCTCCCTGGTCAACAGTAACTACATGGGCTTTGGGACGGGCCTGGTCCCTGGGGGATGTGGCTTCTCTCTGCAG AACCGCGGCGCCAACTTCTCCCTAGACCGTAACCACGGTAACTGCGTTGGCGGGGGAAAGCGGCCGTACCACACCATAATGGCTGCCATGCTCACTGACCCTGCCTCCGGACGCCTCCTCTGCTCGCTGGGAGTCATGGGGGCCTTCATGCAGCCTCAGGGGCAcgtgcag gtgctGTTGAACATGTGTGAGTTTGGAATGGACCCTCAGCAGGCCCTGGACGCCCCTCGTGTGTTCGTCCAACACGACCCCACAG GCCGGCTGTGGAACATCAATCTGGAAGAGGGTGTGGACCAGGGAGTGGCTGAAGACCTAAGAAGGCGGGGCCATGCTGTAAACTGGCCTATCAACGGTCATGAGCGCTCCAAGTTTGGGCGGGGTCAGGTCATCTCGGTTGGAGATTGGTGGAACAAGGCTGTCCATCAGGAGGACCCAGGCATCAGGGTGTTGTGGGCGGGATCTGACGCCAGAGGGGATGGCTGTGCTCAGGGATTCtag
- the tm4sf4 gene encoding transmembrane 4 L6 family member 4: MCTGGFAKCLGITLIPLAIVSVLCNILLFFPGGKVADTSDHITEEVFYMGGLLGSGVLMIFPALVFLGLKNNDCCGCCGNESCGKRCASFTSIIFAAVGVAGAAYSLIISSVAINRGPICGYGSPTNLSWGYPFDNGNYLSNSTMHDVCVAPEGIVTWHLTLFAILLIIGLVQVALCAFQAINGLIGTIFGDCCGCCGSD; encoded by the exons ATGTGTACTGGAGGCTTCGCCAAGTGCCTGGGCATCACCCTGATCCCACTGGCTATCGTGAGTGTCCTGTGCAACATCCTGCTGTTTTTCCCCGGAGGCAAAGTGGCTGACACCAGCGACCACATCACAGAAGAGGTGTTTTACATGGGAGGGCTCCTGGGATCTGGAGTGCTG ATGATCTTCCCAGCTCTGGTCTTCCTCGGGCTCAAGAACAATGACTGCTGTGGTTGCTGTGGCAATGAAAGCTGTGGGAAGAGATGTGCG AGCTTCACCTCCATCATCTTCGCTGCCGTGGGAGTCGCTGGGGCCGCATACTCCCTCATCATATCGTCCGTGGCCATCAACAGAGGACCCATTTGTGGATATGGATCTCCCACAAATCTGTCATGGGGCTACCCCTTCGACAATGG TAACTACCTATCCAACTCCACCATGcacgatgtgtgtgtggcaccgGAAGGCATCGTGACGTGGCACCTGACTCTCTTCGCCATCCTGCTGATCATAGGCCTGGTCCAGGTGGCGCTCTGTGCCTTCCAGGCCATCAACGGCCTCATCGGCACCATCTTCGGAGACTGCTGCGGCTGCTGTGGG AGCGATTAA